The DNA sequence TGTATTTGTTTTAGTTCTGTTTTCATacgagcttaaagctgaaataaagtgattggaTTGAGCAGCCCACAGCTTCCATGCTGAAGTACTcctgtggcccacttggtatgagaAGTTGGCCTGCCCTGCTCTGCTCTAGACCTGCCCCACTCGCCGTTATCTCCTCCTGGTGACCAGCAGTTCTCCAGGCTCTCAGGCCAGAGCCTTTCCCAGGAGATGCTGCCAGGACTGAACCAGCCTGCTGGCTGCATGCCCTACCATGAGCCacgcccagtgctgtcaagtatcccgttttccccgggattctcccttattttaagcagtttcccgctgctctcccttattttttatttcccttaaatttcccgtttttaatggaagcagctcctcccctgctggccagggaatgggtgggaagacctcgcctacttggagagaaaagcctcagccctcaaagcaagtgggagccgtttcccgtgcttacaggggggtgtattcctccccctgcatcagcccctatccgttgccgccgagcccttcagccggccaatagggttagctggtgggcggagcccggctgcctttgagcagctgctgcttcctgtcctgttttgatgggatcagacaagaagacgatggggctccattgcgcggagcacatggctgccctcccctttgctctgctccgagcccgcttggagtttacattgctgctccgcccacttttgcttctggctccgcccaccactccGAAACTTAAACAGCTATGGCCACGCCCCTTTCCCAGGAGTGCTCCCCCTAGATCGGAAGCGGCCACTTCCTAGCGCAACCCAAGCTTTGAAGCGCAGCAGAGCCCTCCTGCCAGTGTAAGGGGCTGCTCCACTCACCGCCTTCCCTGGCCTGGCCCACGTGCAGATGAGGCCCTCCTGGCAGGCGGTGATGATGCAGTCCTCCAGGAAGAGCAGCACCGTCAGCCGCTCGTGGGCAATCTTCTTGCAGACAAGGGGCTCCAGGAGGGGCACTTCGTTGATGCGGGGGCACAGGGCCGTGCCCAGGACCTTGGCCGTGTCCAGCTTGCTCCGGGGCACCACGTTGAGCTTGTCGTTGCTCTTGCTGATGTTGCCCAGGCTGTGGTAGCGCTTGTGCTCCTTCTCGGCGTTCTTGTCCTTCCGCTCCTGCAGGGTGAGCGTGGCGAATTTCCCGATGCTGAAGGGCACCGTGCCGTCGGCCACGTGGCTCTTGGCGGCGCTGGTGACGGCCGGGTGCGGCAGGCTGTTGGAGCGGGACAGCGAGCGGGGCAGGGCCCCCCCACCTGCCTCGGCGGCCAGGTTGCTCCCGCCGCTCCCCGAGGGGGGGATGCCGGCGCTGAAGGTGTTGGTGAGCGTTCGGGCCCGggagagcgggtggtgggggtACAGGACGTCCTCCGTCAGGTCCCAAAGGCAGAACTGGGTGTCCTGGCCGGCAGACCCAAACCGGTAAGTCACCGTGGGGGTGCTTTTGGTGCTGTGCTTAGAGAGGTGCGACAACGTGCTGCTGGTCCGCACCCTGCAGAAATTGGCAGAGTCCTGGATGTCCTCGTCGCTGCCGCTGAACTCTCCGCTCCCGTCGTCCTCCGTGCTGGTGGTGAAGGGGTCAAAGGCCACCGCGTTGACCCACGACTTGTGGCCGTGGCCCCTGGCGATGACCCGGCCCTCGGCAAAAGACCAGACCGTCACCAGGTCGTCCTCGCCGCCCGTCACGATGTAGCGCCCGTCGGGGCTCCAGCAGACGCACAGCAGCCCCCCAAAATAGCTCTTCATCATCCCCTGCAGGAGCATGGAATCGAAGTGGAAGACGCGGAGGCAGCCGTCTTGGCTGACGCAGGCCAGGTAGCGGCCGTCGGGCGAGAAGGCAAACTCGTTCAGCGCTCCTTCGCCCACTGCCCACTTCAGCAGCGGGTTGCGGGCGCTCTTGCTCTTGCAGGCGTAGACCGTGAAGCCCTCGCCCTGCTTGAGGAGGGTGTACTGGGGCGAGGCTGAGCCGCAGGGGTGCTCCACGTTGTACAGGTACAGGTGGCCGCTGGCGTGGGAGGCCAGGAAGAGGCTCTCCGTCTCGGGGATCCACTTCACAAAGGTGACCTTTGTCTTGTCAATCAGCCTCTGTTGGGTGGGAGgcaaggaaaggagaaatgtGAGGTGGGCCCAGGAAGTTCCACCAGCCCTTGCACTTGCTGGAAACAGGCCCACAAATGTGCACCACACTCTCTCTATAAAATATTTAACAGGAACGAGTCTCTTAACTGCCCTTACTGATCTCGAGGCAGAGATCATCAGCGCAGGCCGGGGAGAAGAGGATCAAGAAGAGGTTATGCAGAGCTACCGTTGCAACCCCCAGCACTGAACAGCACATTCAGAAGTAGCCTTGGGCCAAACTCCTGTGCCAACTTTGGCTTTAAGTACTTCTTTTTCCAAGGCATCGTTTCTGGGACACAGCTCTGTGGCTATGAACTGGCAACATTTCCCAGCTGCCTTTCTGAAAAATCTCTCAGAATACAATCGACAAGCAGGCACATTAAACCACACTTTGATTGTTTAAGCCAACTAAAACTTGTAGCCCTACACATTATAAGCAATTAACAGCAGCGATTAAGGGAAGTGCGACATTTAAACAGAGGCGCCCTAACCCAAGCCCATCAACCTGGGAGGAATGAAATAAGAGACTCCAATTGATCAGCATCGACTTTGCAGAACACTTCGTACTCACCTCCTCATTGAAGAGCTTACTAGTATCCTTCTTGATGAGATCCAAGTACTGCACTTGCCCAGCCGAGAAGCCAACCAGCAGCGAGATGCTTTCGGAAGCAGCTGTGAACTGGTTGAAGTCGTGGCAAGTGGGCTGCGTCCCCTTATAGATCCGCTTGTCAATGGGCTTCTTCAGGTCGATAGACTGGAAAGCCGGCAAAAATAGAATGGGTGGGAAGTTAGGACTGCAGGAACCAAGCACCGGAACGGAATCTGACATGGAAGCAAGAGGTGGCAAAGCCTTCCTTCACTTTGCATAAGGAACACAGGGAGTGCCTACAGCTGTGTGTGGGGAGCACAGCAATGGCCTCGGAGCACACAGAGCCCTCCCCGGAGACAGGCGCCGAACCCACATTTCTTGGCCTTTCAGCAACTGCTGTTCTCCACCCATTTCGTATTGGCTACCTGCATCAACTTTGCAAGCAAAGCTACAAAAGTCACTCGCCCCACACCAACCACTTTGTGGTCTAACAGCTGGTGGTGGGAAGGGGCCTTTATTAAGCTCTCCTGCCTGGTTACGCTGAGACCACAGCTCCAAGTTAAGCAACAGCATCCTTTTGTCATTTTGCATTCGCTTTCCTGCTTCCCCTGGCCATCCGGACCGTCAAATACCTCTGCAAGCAACCGATTCTCCCTCTTGCGAAGAACTGAATCCACACTCCTCCGGCTTCTGAGATTAGCCACCAACCAGCCCATTTCCTTACCAACTCCTGGCCATTTCTGAGCCCTGTTATCTTGCCACCGTAGTCTCCTCTTCCACATCACCCCAATACCTCCCCACCTGCTTCTGCCCATCTCCTGGCCGCTCCTTCCCTCCCCGCACCCCCAGTTGCCCTTTCAACACCCTCCTCCTTGCACGCCCTTCCTCGGCTTgactacaaaacacacacacagaacactCAGTCGGTAGGAGTATGAGGCTCTCAAtcccagggctgtgggttcgagatCCGAAGGATTCCTTTTGCATGGCAAAGGGTTGGACGACTAGAAGACCCTCGTGGTAGCTACTACAATTCTAAAACTGTCTCCATCTTTtctggtccaaccccccccccaccaaccacaccctaaACCTCCCTCTTCTGCATACCTGTGCACCCACGCTCCTCACCtgggccagccccaccccacccatcgcCCCCCACCCTctgacctccccccaccccacaacctcgGCGGGCGCTCACCCTGCGTCCCCGCCCCGGTGCGCCCCCGGAGCCCGAGTAGAAGTACAGCTCTCGGCCCAGGTTGAAGCAGACGCGGCTGCGCTCGGCGGCCAGGCCCACCGGGTCCCCCTCCCCGCACGGgtcgccgcctcctcctccccctgcgcCCCCCGAGGCCGGGCTGAGCCGCACCAGCGACAGGCGCACGGGGGGCAGCGAGGGGGCGGGCGGCGCGGGGGCTCCGACGGGCACCCCGGAGGGcggcgggggaggcggcggcggggcggcGGCCGAGGTGGGGGCGGCGGGCGGGGCGGGCCTGGCGCGGGGCTCCGGGGCCCCCAGCAGCCGGTAGGAGCCCTCTCGGGTGCGGAACTGGCTCTTGATCTCGTGCGGCGGCTGCGGCGGGGACGGGCCTCCGTCGGGGACCGGCGCCGCCGCCGCGGCTGGGGCCGGGGGAGCCAGCGCCGCCGCCATCTTCCCGCCGGGCCgcggccgccgcctcctcctcctcctcctgcttgcctgcctgccggAAGTCGCGACCCGCGGCTCACCTCGCCGCGCCCGGAAGCTGCGCCGCGGCGCCTTGGCAACGCCGGAGGGGGGCGGTGAGAAGGGAGGTTGCTGGGCGACGGGGGCCCCGCCTCGCTGGAACGACGGCAGCGTTGAGCGGGGGCGGGGCTTGGGAGAGAGGGCGAGGCCCTTAGCAACAGAGGGAGGATGCGGGCCTTAGCAACGGGGCCTGGGCTTAACAGGCCTGCCTCAGGAGCAAAGAGGATGGAGAGGGCAGGGGGCCTTCGGGAGTGAGAAGCCTCAAGGGCCGCCTGCCTACCCAGACTGTCAGATCACCTTCctaggtctggagggtggcaacacaagaaagggccttggctgcagtggctccctgactgtggaatgctctccccagggaggctcacctggtgccttcattatacacttttaggcgccaggcaaaaacattcctttttaaccaggcatttggttTATCTGATtcacatcctatgcccttttaaaatgtgtttttttagggttgggttgggttattaggatgtttctttctttttgattatataatttgtggttttatatttgttgaactgccctgagacctccgggtatagggcagtatataaattcaattaaaaaatatttgacaGCGCCAAGCTTTTCTAAgccatctccttcctcctcctcctctcagccccacccaaAAAGACAACCATATTTACTACCGCCAAGGCACATGAAGTTCAAGGCAATTTACATATAGCATCAGCTGTGTTTACCCAACTAACAGATTATCTCTTTTTTATAATTAAGAACTACACCACCCCACTTTACACAAGCAGGATAAAAAACAAACTCCAGTACAGACAGAAAAGCAGTTGAGACCCGAGATCCTTTATTTAGAAATCTAATCcactttattcttatttttttggtTCCTTTCCCAGTTAGCCCCTTTCCCCCAATCTTCTTTTCCTGAATCATCAGCTGTCTGCTTTCTGCTCTTGCTCCACAATGGGGTCCGCCAGCTCCTCTGCTGGGCTGGGAGAGTTTGCAGCCAGAGCAGCGGAAGGGGCAGGAGGTGGTGGCCCACTGTCTGcggccggctcctcctcctcctcctcctcctcgagggAGAGGGTGGCTTGCTTGGCTGTGGGTGGCTTGCTTGAGGGTCCCTcatctgagctgctgctgctactgctgctgctgctgctactgctgctgctactactgctgctgctgctgctggctgctcctTCCTTGCCCTGCAGCTCCTGGGGAAGAGACCAAGAAACAACCATCAGCGTGCAGAAGAGCCAAGCGCTGCCTGGCTCTGAATGCGGCTCCTCTCAGAACTCGAAAGGCAGAGAAGCTCAACATCACTTGTGTCAAAGAGTGCTGTCCTCGGAATTAATCCGGCTTTCAAGTGGAAGCCTGCCTGAATCAGATACGGTTTTGGCGGCTTGCGTGCATCCTATAATCCTCTCGGCAGGAAATGACAGAAATCCAAGACACAACCGGGGTGCTTTCATAGATGGAAATACAGAAGGTTTGATGGCCACTTCACTGACAAGCACAAAAAAACCTCAGGTACCTTGGGTGGCCAGGGGCCCTCTAAACTGGAATCCAGCTGCGAGCTGTCTCCTCCAAAGCTCTCGTCTTCCTCCTGCATGCTGATGAAGATGGTGGGAGTCTCCGCTTCAGGCACCTCCTCCTGCAAGTCCACAGATTCCTCGGAAGGGAGTGGGGTCTGGGGGGCTGCCAGCcggggaggctgctgctgctgcttcagtttctgctcctcctccagcTGGCGCTTGAGGGCCTTCTCCTGCGCCAAGCGCAGGGCAATCATATCCTGGGACACGCGAGGCAGGAGGGGCTGAGGCTCCGTTTCTTCCTAGGATTGGCATTGAGCTGCGTTAGGCCCTGCAAAGTGTCCACTCCTTTATCAAACCCCTTTCTagtttggggggaaggggaatgAGTGCACCATGCTCCTAGCACTGGGTCCCAACACTGTTCTGTGGTagatccctccctccccacgCTGGGCCTCTATTTCTATATCTAATACGGGGAAGGAAGGTAGCCTGGATTCCCTTCTGTGAAAGTGTTCCAAAACATGCAGAAATAAAAGAACACTACATAAAACTTGTTTGCATCAAGGTCTCAGAGTTCGGGCTAAGCTGTGCTCTCTCTAAACATTGCGATCACGTATCTGCAGTGCTGCAGCCTTGCAAATATAAAAACCATTGTGCTTCTGCTCCCATTTGCAAACTTTGACTGGGCATCACTGAAGTGGTTCTCTCTACCCTCCAAGACCCTTTTGAGTCTCTCCACAGTGCTTTGCTCCTCCTGCCATCAACCACTCAAGCTGCGCTCTTATGTACACAGTGGGACCGACTGCCAAGGTTCACTGTGAAGGTCACAGAAACAGAAATCCAAAGACAGATGAATTGTCCTTCACGGTTCCCTTCTTCCCACCCTCCGTTTCTGCCGTTCCCAACACACTGAATGCTCACTATGCATGTTAATGTAACCTGGCAAACCCCCCATTTGTTCACTGCTATGAACTCCGCCTCCTCCCTGCCCACCGTGTGCTCTgacctctttctctcttctcagcTCCTTGGTCCTGGGTGGGGCTGAGCCCCTTCCCTCTTCCACAGGCTGCGACTCCTTCCCTTCAACATCTTGCTTGTTGCAGGCTTCTAGGATGGCCAGGGTGGAATTGGGAACATGAGCTTGCTGGTGGGAGAAAAAGCAGAGGGGGTGCCTCATCCAGACGTGCGCCAATCATTGCATTTGAAAGTATTCTCTCAAAACAAGAGTTAAGCTCCGATACTTTCACACATATGCTATCTTGGTTAAAATCCTACCGGGTTGGCTGAACAGAAGTTCATTAGTACGTTCTGCAAGAAAACCTGTTTTAGACTTTGCGGTCTTATTTAAAATTACTGTTCTGGACTGGAGATGCGTGCATGTGAGTATTATTGATGTAGTGCTGGGTTTTCTTGTGTCTTCTGACCTATCCCAACCTCTGCTGTAAGGACTGAGTTTCAAGTCTGCCATGCCCCACTCTTTAGACCAGGACTAGGGAGCCTATAGCCCCCTCCAAACGCTTTCTGACAGCAGCTCCCTTCAACTCCAGCCAGGGTGCCCAATgggatgatagaagttgtagtccaacaacatctggagggccacaggctccccagcccTGATATAGATAGGAAAGGTCTGCATATGTGGGATTTTTGTCTTCAGCAGTGCCTGTCCAGGGAAGAGCCTAGCACAGACAAGGAGAAGGAACCAAAAGACCGTAATAAATGTCTCTGTGTATCTTAATAATATATCATGCCTTTTAGTGGGTTTTTCATTGTGGGCTGCTTTGGGAGCCAATCCTAGCTTAAAAATGGGATACAAATATAATACAGTAAAATGAACCAACAAGTTACCTCTTATGATTatttaaaccagagctttccaaaatgtgtgtcgtgacacattaATGTGTTGGGCTGCAGTGCGTCACGCGAACGTTCCccgtgctcctcctggggctggaaaggggttagcttAACCTCTAacttgctagtaaaactgaattacaggtgaaactcaaaaaattagaatattgtggaaaggttcatttctttcagtaattcaacataaaaggtgaaactaatatatgagatagactcatgacatgcaaatcgagatacgtcaagcctttatttgttataattgtgatgattatggcatacagctgatgagaacctcaaattaacaatctcaactttggggttttcattagctatacgccataatcatctcaattataacaaacaaaggcttgacatatctcgctttgcatgtcgtgagtctatctcatatattaaactccagtagctaatgaaaactattgcttacataaatggacttttccatgatattctaatttttagagtttcacctgtactatgTCACAAAATGAGGCgaatctaaaaagtgtgtcagcaacatgaaaagtttggaaagctctgctttaaacaATGCCCTTCAAACTGCGAACTTTGATTTAAAAAGGCAGCTATGGATTAGACACCCTGGATTTTGTTTTGAATCGGATATCCTCTCCCCCAGCTCTCTGCAGGACCACGTGCTCTGCAACTGCAGCTTTGTTGGCGGGGCAGTACCTGATGTGGGGTGAAGGAGAGGACATGGGCCAGCAGAGGCTCCCGCAGCTCTGGGCACTTCTCGAAGACGGCAGTGAGCTGCTGAGGAGGCAACTGGAGGATGACTTGGAAGGACTGGGGCTTGGTCCGCTGGCAGCATTTGATGAAGCCCTCCCAGACCTTGGGGTACTTCCACacctgggggaggaagggaaagagttaAAATGCGGCACCAGCAGCCAGATCCTGCTCTGTGTCTTGCCCCAGTGGCCTAAGGTTCATCAGGCTGAACAGCCTGTTTCCAGCAGCGGCCGCAAGCCAGATGTCTCTGGACGGGTCACAAGCCAGGCATGAAAGCACCGGACTTCCCCTATAGGCCAACCAGTATGCAGAGGTATAGGGGCGTCTGTACACAGAGGTTGCATTTCTCTATCGTGATGTCGTGGGCACCCACAGGCCTACACGCTGCATGAGTCTgtccaattttttttctttttaaaaaagccatctaCAACAGTGTCCTTTGCTActcaagtttttctccctcttgttacagtagaactcgtggacatgctatgaagctgaacggtggaagattcaggagagacaaaagaaatcTCTTTGTAgtgaagttttttatgtttattgctGTATTGTGTTTGTAAGGTTCGgttgggaaccacccagaatggctggggaaacacagccagatgggcggggtaaaaataaattattattattattattattattattacactgcagttaatctatggaactccctcccacaggaggcagtgatagctaCCAACCTGGGTCGCTTTATTAGAGAACTGGAcaatggctatcaatggctactagccacaaggctcagaggcagcaatgcttctgaataccagttgctagaagccgCAGGAAGGGATCCTGTTCTCGGATCCTGCCTGCGGGTTTCcaacaggtatctggttggccactgtgagaacaggatgccggacttgAGAGGCCACTGGCCTTACAATATCTTGTGTGCTGGGCTGTTCCTCCCACCTTCGGAAGATATTTTTTTGTTCTGCGGGATGGCGAAGACTCAGCCACGCAGTAAGAGacctccctctgcccccaacAGAGTGAATCTGCTGAAGCAGTTCCCTTAGAAGGGTGGCCGCATTGCCCAGAAGTGCTGCCCTCCTGCAGCAATGAGTGCAAGGAGCAAAGGACGACGGGAACCTGGCTGCAGAGGACAGAGGCAGGTCCTCCCCGCGTCCTTCTCACCTGCTTCAAGATGAGTCGGGAGAGGATATTCATGACGAAGCCGCCCAGGCGCGGGTACATCGTCAGTGACTGGATCACGGTCCGCATAAGGAGCATGGGCAGCGGGTTTTGCTCCATGAGCTGCTGCATCACCACGGCCAACACCTCGGACGTGTACACGTTGCGCTCAGCAAAGCACATGTTGGTGGCTGCAAGCAGGGAAATGGAGAAGATCGGTTGCTGCTGCAGAAAACTCAAGAGCAGCTGCCACAAGGTAACAGGGGCAGGGGAGCACCAGAGGCGGGAGAAAACCAGAGGTCAGGAGCTGCCCGTTCTTTTACGACAGGAGTGGGGAAGCCTTTGGGCTctgcagctgttgctgaactacagttcccatgagtccCAGCGAGCAagtaatgggagttatagttcagcaacatctagagggccaaaggttccccacatctgcttaGGGGGAGAAGCAGACCTCCATGCTCCCAAATGgatgtgcagtggtacctctagatacgcACACCTCTGGTTGTGTATCTTTCAggatgcgaacgcggcaaacccggaagtatttttctgggtttcgccacgctCACATGGgcagaagcggcacctccggttgcgaattcctcgggatgcggccagacctccggaacagatcccgttcgcaaccggaggtaccactgtacaggattggGATACTAAATAAACTCCAGCACTCGCAGCCAGTTGAAGTGTATGAATTTCCTTTATGGGTGTAATTTTGCGAATGGAAAAATGTACGGGGAAATTTAACCAATGTGTCTTgaaagggtggggtttttttgtttgttttgcagccgTGGCAGCCAAAATATTGAACACAGAGAACAGGAGAAATGCTAGGAGGATTCTAAACAAGTAACTGAATTCTCCCTTACCTTTGATGATGGACTTCATGTCACACTTGGTGGAGTCAATGTTGTGGAGGGCAATCAACAACTCTCCAGGATTCAGAGGAGAAACCGGTGAGTTGCCTTCACCTGTCGGAATCAATGCCAATGAAGAGATCAGCCATTGACGGAGCAGACAGCAAAGCCAGCCAGTCCGCGGATCCCTTCCAAACCGAGCaaacctccctccccacagcctcAGGACACCCTTTTGAGCAGACCCGCTGGAAGCCACGGAAAGCTCAAGGCCCGCATGTGGCCAGGATTCCTACCGTGTTGCGTTCCCAACAGGCGGTTGAAAACTTCCTTCACAACAATGGGATTCAGCTTAATGAGCTTCGGCAGGGCCTGGATCACCTCTTTCtggaaaggaaatgcaagaatgCACATCACACTTGACCACACCCCCAGAGGAGAGAGCCCCGCCCCCATCAGGTATGAGGCACCATATGAGGGGCATACTCAAGGATACTTAATGGAAGCAGTGGGGACATGGAATCCTTCCTGCAAATCGCTAGAGAGCACACAGAAGCTGTCTCCTCCATTGCTAATCTCCGGGGTCCTTTTCCCTCACTCCCATCCTTGTGCCATCTTCCCCACTGCTCTCCTCATCTCTGTCACTCAAGCAGGGCTCCTTCGCGTCCTTTAAGCTTCTTCTCAATCCCCACTTTTTATGAGTTTCTCCTTGAATTAACTGAGACACATCAGCACCCAAGGGAGAGGAGACTTAACTGTAAACCTCTAAGCTCTCTCTCGTTTGCACAATCCTCATTTCCTCAACTTCTGTTCCACCAACTTTAAGTCTGCACTGGATTCACTAAAGTGCACACATTGGTAAGAAGGAAGAGCTGTTTTAAATCCCGACATGTTACGTGTTGGCTGTCCCTCCTTCATCTACCGTACTTTTAGGAAAGTTGTTTGTCTGCTATGTGCTTGGACACCTCTTGAGATACCGTGCCCAATTTCCCATGGTGGTACGCAAAATGAAGGAGCAGATTTTCTTCTTTGTCTGGATACAGTGGCACACCATTTTGAATCCAGATGGCAGACTAgacttttcaaaactgcacttatttggggagggggggttcttagaattcctgagccaAGGACAAAGCTGCTAGTTCCAAATAACCTGCATATTGAAGATGTCAACTAAAAAGGATCAAGACCAAGATAATAttggcaggggcggggggggggggggggagagaagtattGCAGATCATCAGCAAGCCTCCAACTGAGCCTCAGAAATTACCTTCTCCAAACCATTGAGGACAGGGATAAGGAACCGGACGTCTGGGAGCCTCTTGTTGTACAGATCGCGAACTCGCTTCACAAGCTCTGGAGAGGGGGGAACTAAGTGGAGAAAAATCACATTAGATTGTGTGACTGAACAGCAGTTCTCAAGCTTAGACTGGTTTTCATAGCTCGTATCCCAGTTCCACAGCATTTATCAGAAGCAACTACTTGTGTGGAGTTGCCATGAGGCCTTTGTATTGGACAGCACCTAAATAAAAACGCTGAAGTAATTGTACCTTTGTCTGTTAGGCTGTGCAGACAGCGGGTTACCAGGGTCTCTGCCCCTTTGGGGCAGTTTTTAACCAGCTTGAGCAGCTCCCGGGAATTCATCCCCATCCCACGGATCTGGAAGCGATAGGAAAAGATAAACGAAAGGatggtttttggggtgggggtgggggatgagaaTGCAAGGAAAGGAGACCTATCTattgtattggcccaaatatactgtatattctggtgtataagactactttttaatccaggaaaatcttctcaaaagtcaggggtcgtcttatacgtcaGGTGGAGAATCtttggtcgagtatatctcaaactctatattttaactggaaaagttgaggGTCGTGTTATATGCCCAGTCTTATACGCTGCAAAATATGGTAAGccactctctcttcccccccccaaattccgatcatgaaaagttaaagtgtggcttatattcgtggCCTTATGCTGCCGGCAAAGCCGTGTGGCCCAGGAGCGCGGGGAGGGGAGGAGCGTGGGGCAATGGTGCCCAGCCTGCCTGCCGCTCCCAAACCTCCCGAGCCATCGGAACGAAGGGGGGAAGGCCGCCAGCAAAGTGGcgtggtctcccccccccccacacacagagagCAGCCCAGGAGTGCGGGGTAACGGCACCCGTCCTGTGCGCAgttcccaagcctcccctgatccgccaaattttaaaggtgcggcttatttgcgggtgcggctcatattcgggccaatacggtataaaGAACGACAGTGGACCACCCAGTACCCCTCTCTAGCCGACTCACAGGCTGCTCAATAACCCTGAGGACAGTGCGTTTGATGTCAGCGATGGCCTCCGTGTATACAGACGCCAGTTCATGGATCAGTTTGTGGTTCTGGGGAAGGAGGGCCAAGTAGAGATAGAGGCATTGCTTGATGGTCTCTTCTGTCCAAGGAGCAGCCACCTCTGCAAGGCAAAAAGAGGGTTGGGAAGGAAAAGACAAGGATTATGCAGAGTGTCAGATGCCACGGGGACAGGCTCCTTGCCATTCACCACAACTAGGGAAATAAGAGCTGTGAAACGGGAAAGATCTCCTTTTGGAGTTCCTGTTGTATAAGTTTAGCTTAAGGGGGGGTGGGAGCCATGAACCTAGAAAAGCCTCTTTTACATGTGATGCCAT is a window from the Lacerta agilis isolate rLacAgi1 chromosome 8, rLacAgi1.pri, whole genome shotgun sequence genome containing:
- the DMWD gene encoding dystrophia myotonica WD repeat-containing protein, with amino-acid sequence MAAALAPPAPAAAAAPVPDGGPSPPQPPHEIKSQFRTREGSYRLLGAPEPRARPAPPAAPTSAAAPPPPPPPPSGVPVGAPAPPAPSLPPVRLSLVRLSPASGGAGGGGGGDPCGEGDPVGLAAERSRVCFNLGRELYFYSGSGGAPGRGRRSIDLKKPIDKRIYKGTQPTCHDFNQFTAASESISLLVGFSAGQVQYLDLIKKDTSKLFNEERLIDKTKVTFVKWIPETESLFLASHASGHLYLYNVEHPCGSASPQYTLLKQGEGFTVYACKSKSARNPLLKWAVGEGALNEFAFSPDGRYLACVSQDGCLRVFHFDSMLLQGMMKSYFGGLLCVCWSPDGRYIVTGGEDDLVTVWSFAEGRVIARGHGHKSWVNAVAFDPFTTSTEDDGSGEFSGSDEDIQDSANFCRVRTSSTLSHLSKHSTKSTPTVTYRFGSAGQDTQFCLWDLTEDVLYPHHPLSRARTLTNTFSAGIPPSGSGGSNLAAEAGGGALPRSLSRSNSLPHPAVTSAAKSHVADGTVPFSIGKFATLTLQERKDKNAEKEHKRYHSLGNISKSNDKLNVVPRSKLDTAKVLGTALCPRINEVPLLEPLVCKKIAHERLTVLLFLEDCIITACQEGLICTWARPGKAVSGAAPYTGRRALLRFKAWTLNAQNGGSPSGTVV